The DNA segment TTGAGATTTATAACATctttcaaaataaataaaagatatgAACTGTGTAAATATGAAGATTGTAATTACTTACTATAATAGACATATAAAACACTAACAAAATCTAAAAACTATTACAAAATAAGTCATATTAGTATCATTACAAAAGATCTAAATAAAGTGAACCATGGGAAACGACGCAAATTTTTCATGTTCATAACCACAACCAACAAAAAAAATCCATTCAAAAGACTAACAAACAACTAACCAAACCATAGCTGTTTTAAACACACTTTATAGCAGTCTTCATTAGATTGAAGTTACACCGTTCAACACAATCTTCCTCTGTGAAGTTACAAATGTGAAATGCAACATGTGTCCAAACTGCAACTGGTTATCATCCATAAATTTCCTCCATCCATCCACAGCGTAACGTAACGTACAACGGTTTAACTCTGTCTTTGTGTCATAAACTTCAACATCACCATTCAAGTTCTGGACAGATATAGGTTGCAATCTATCAGACAGGCCGGCTCTATTAACAACCTCCACCGGAAGCCGCTTAATGCGTTGAAAGAATAAAAACTATAAGCAAATATAAACAATAATAAAAGTTTTAATGGTTGATCAGGTATAAAAGAAAAAGTACCAGCCTATATTCAGCTTTACGGCTAAAGTCGAAATATTCTGGATGAATGCCGATACGGGAAACTTTATTTGCCTTCGTTGAACCCTTCTTTGGATGCTACACATTTTTATCAACAGTTAAGCATTTCTTTGCCTTTTATAAGGAAAATAATGTACAATACAAACGGATATTAGTACACTTAATATAAAATACATAAATTATTTAATACCTTGACAGTTTGATCAGATGTTGTATAACGTTTTCGGCCTTTGCATTGTTGGTTGAAATTATCAACTTTGACGGATCGGTTGACAGAAAGTTTACCTTTTCCCTTTCCTTTGACCTGTTATGAAATAATAGAGTTAGAACATGAAATTTTTTTCATTCAtttatgtttttaaaatttaaagCAAAAATCTGTCAGCAtcaaattacatataaaaaatgtactaatcttaaaaaaaaaaaaggaaaatatacATCCAAGACTCACCTTCTAATTGATCTAATAAAGTTGGAGGTTATTTTTCAGacgtaataaagttgttaaattaattgtacattgtcatgtttatttaataaatatttgACTTGTAAACCAAAGAAATAAACAATGAAGTTCCAAAAAACTCGAATACAACTATTATGATATTTGAAACTATTCCATGGTGTTACTGATAAGGCAAATTGATTAAACTATGTATTTgtacaaagaaacaaacaaaaaaagtATAAAAGTAATAATATAAATGCAACCATTGGTTTAGTATCAGTAATAATGTTCGTATGGGTTAATTGTAGGTTGAATTCAAATAATTGAGTTATAATAGGCAATTGtcataaataaattaatataacaATATAATAGAGTCTGTAAACTTACATCTTGTCTTGTCGTGAAATGTAAGCCATCACCTACTTTCAACGTCTCTTTAACATGAACCTTCTTCGGTGTACTTGTCGGGACTGTTACTGATGTACTTTTAACAGATGTGGGCTGGTTATCATCTACCTCTATGTCCTGAAAAAatcatattaaaaaaaattaatagaagAGTAAAAATGGATACAAAGTATAATACCTAACAGATTCGAACCTCCAAAAGCGCTTTATCGTAATCAGCCCTAGATATCTGaattacatcatcatcatcatcatcagattcaACCTTCTTGCTCAACCTTATCTCAACCTCGTCTCGATACACCGTTAAATCAAACATAACATCATTAAGTTTTTCAAAAACCAATAAATCATCTTCTTGAACGCCAAGATCGTTGCAAAGTTGAGTCCAACCTTCTGAGAATACATAGTTTGAATTAACCTTACTTGTTGACACCGTCCACGGAGAACCCTTATAATTAACCTCATATGAGCCAGCCATTCCATCGTCTCCAAAACATTGTTGGACAAAAGATTCTTCAATCATCTACTTAATATGAAACATAACAAATTGAATGTTGACTATGTAGGTTATATTATTAAAAAAGAAATACATGCTAAATATAAAGTTTAAGGAAAACTTAATGAAATTACGTACCGTATAACCCAATGTTAGATGACGATTAATTGTGAAATAAGATTGCTCACATACGCCATTAACATAAGATGAAAGATAGAGACCAAAATGGTTCATGGGACGAAATGACAGGAGACAATCTTTCTGAAGTTTGAGATCTGAAACAACTTCTCCCCAGCCGTCAGTTAAGACTGGCATACGTTTTAATCGTTTCAACATTACGACCCAAATTTTCCCACTTGAGTGATATATACGCATCTTCCTATCGGCCCAATCCTCTCCGTAGAATTGATTAACAAAGCTGATAGGGACATCctgtatatatattaatattaatattaactataTTTAGTATTATAAGtttaaaaaataacttaaaaattatatTAGTCTAACAGCGGAATTATAGATTACATAAAGATTACTTACTATACTCAATGAGGATGGGTTTAGAAGATACTTTACAAATGAAGTATACATTTTGATACCTGCAACAATAATTTATTTTCAAATTCTCGTAGTTTAGCAAACACTAATATATACAGTATACaacaaaaaaacaatatatacatAACACTGCTTGGACTACAAAAAATGACgactaaaataattaaaaactcAAATTTATATGATTAacaaattataattttatatgAATATAGATACAATATTATAAATAAATTTAGTGCATCAGCAATTTAAATTTTTAATACCAGTATCTATCAAAATTTAAGTAAATGATTACATACTTCTTCATGAACAAACGTTTATGAAAACTATTGGATGGGTATATAAACACCTTTTGAAGATAGCATAACAAAACTAAACTACAACAGTATATTTCAAACAAATAAAGACTCAATCTTACAAAAAACAACAATATTAATGGTTAACTTTAGAAATACATCAATGAAGTGGTATAAAATCAAAGATGGAAAAGATTTAAAGTAAAGTTTATGACCGATCACAGGAACATAAATGTTGTTACCTTTAAGTGAAGATTAGAAACCCTAGTTTCGGTTGCCGGAAACCATTATGTCTGATGATTCCGGCGATAATCCGATATATAAACAACttttgaacatagcataacaaaACTAAACTACAACAGTATATATTAAACAATTAAAGACTCAATCTTACAAAAAACAACAATATTAATGGTTAACCTTAGAAGTACATCAATGAAGTGGTATAAAATCAAAGatataaaagattaaaagtaAAGTTTATGACCGATCACAGGAACATAAATGTTGTTACCTTTAAGTGAAGATTAGAAACCCTAGTTTCGGTTGCCGGAAACCTAAATGAATGATGATTCCGGCGATAATCCGATGATAAGATCCGGTGCCAATTTGAGTTCTCCTAGGGATGATAAGAGTGATAAGAAGGATGATTTGATGGTAGAGTATGGTAAGGACAAAGTCCTTATTTAGAACCGCCATATTGAAATTTACATATACATCCCCTATAGTTTGATTTCTGACAAAAATAAAATTGATTTAATCTATAATTACCACAACAACCTTTTACATTACATAATAGAATAGAATAATAATTAtatgtttttaaagatatgaaAAAGGAAGATAACACAAATAAGTAAAGTATTAGAAATAATTTATGGTAAGTGTATATTAAAAAATTTATAATGTATTAAATAAATTCCTTAAATACATTACATTACATGTATAATAAAATTTAATTCAAATATCAACCAATAATAAAATTTTAcgttatatttaaataaaataacaaataatattaaaattttatataataaaaaaatatatctaagTTTGCCAAATTAACGAATTATCATATTGGGTACTATATTTTAAGTAAGATTCATTATTTAAAGAAgggattattttttttaatatttaaataacGTAAAAAGTTGTTATCTTATTACTATGTAATTTTTTCTAAATACCAATTAATACATACGTAAGTATTAAATCATAGGTTCTTAAATTAAGTTATGTTACACAAAATCATATTAGCTcttatattttaaataataatatcaATACTCAAACGACATATTATTAAAATGTTATACACCAAAAAAGAATAATGATGTCATATGTATAAGAAACAAAAAACGGGATTAGAAAAATAAATTAGCAAAATAACAATTGAtatacataacaaacaactaaacaataaaacAACCATGTTCATAAAAATCAACCACACAGTTATAACCATTGTcaaaataaacataaatatcCAAATACTTAAGAAAAAAACAGCCGATTTAATCAAATGTTCGAAATATAGGTGACTACTTTTCTTTCTTTGGAATTAGAAGAACTGCATCCACACCACCATCTTTACGCGACTTCGAAGAAGACTGCGAAGATACATCATCCACGTCATACACGGTTTCCAAATTGCGCTTCAAGTCACGCTCGCTGCTCGTATCAAACTCAGCATCCTTCCGATCAAACGATgttgtaaagccaactttaaacACATTTGAGCAAGGGGTTACATCGTCTCCCGTTTGGGATATAGAATCCTAGTTAAATAAAATGAATAAATAGGTATGAGTTTGAAACATACAATTAACATATAATGAGTTAAAGTTGAATAATAGATAAGGTAAACGATACTAAACCTTAACAGGCAAATAATCATTACGATTTGAATCGGATGGTTCGACATTGACGGCTTCCTCATCAATAGGCTgattttgtaaatttttttaagttaaaacAATATATCATATTAATCAGTAATTAAACATTGATGGAAGattgtaataataatataagGGTGAATTGGAATAACTATACCTGAATAGTGTCAAAATGTTTATCCAGCTCGGACAAAACAACCGGGTTATCAGTCATCTTGGAGACTGAGTATCCATCAGACTTCTTGCTGATGTTAAAAGAAGAAACAGCAATCTTGAAGGCAAACTTCATATTGAGTAATGAATTTAGCTCATTTGGAAAGCTTCCTTCGTTTGCTAactgttgaaaaataaaatataattaatatttttaaaataaaaaaaatatgataaaatgaaTTATTTACTACATACTTCAATGTTGTTGTCTAAAAGCTGATTAGCATTAACCTTCAAAAGCTTTGTCACCTCACGCTCAAACAATGTTAGACTCACAATACCAGTGCAATCTTGGACACGTATATAAAGCCTAATTCTGCAAAAAAATATAAATGAGATTAACttattttgacaaaaaaaaaaacaaaaaatggtTAATATTTACCGTGGAATTGAtgtaacggtccttgtattacaAATATCAGTCTTGCATTCTAAGACAGTAACCTCTTCAGAACCATCAGTACCATCCTGCTTTTCTTTAACAACAGTAACGGTTGAAACCTTTTTGTTGCAGTTTGTGCACGCGTTGTAAAACCACTCATTGTTCGATGCAAAACTCTTGATAGTGCCAACAATGACAACAAACCTCGTCTGTGTTTAagatatatataatgtattaaaaaaattgatagTGTAAAACATATAAAAACTATCTGTTATCCGTGTTACCGTATCTATTGAGGTTAACGACCCGATGGGAAAAAAGGTGAGGTCAGAAAGAAATTCTTCAGTGGCAGACTTCGCAACCGAAGAACTTAGGCCAGAATAACTGGAAGACATTTCGGGAGAAAGTTTCTCGATAAatctattaaaaaataaaaattaaaaatttagaTTCACAGAAATGCATAGGAAATTTAAAATAACTTATTAGGATAGTGAACCTTTGTTTAAACTCAGCAACCTCATCAATATCACTGTTAATTAAGACTCGGGTGACAGTATACAAATTTGAAACAGACAAATGCCCTGAACATATATATACAATTATTTTAATTAATGCAAACAATTATTCAAAATGTAACCATAAAGAAAAAAAACACAATATATTTGAAGTAATACGATACCTCCCCAGAATCTGTACTTCCCAAACTGAATGATTACGACGACATTTTTTTCACCTCGATTGCTGCTCTCATACTCCATTATTTGATCCGCATAACCGTCCCAAAGCGTCACAAAGATCTGCTTATTGCTGAACATTATtgaaatgaataaaatcaaaaataGCAGTTCAGAGTACATAATATAgaaaataatatattaaacaataaaatagaggaaaaaataaataaatacttcaAGTCTTCAAGCATAAAGGTGACTTTCTTCTGGTTTTGTCCGTTATTAGTTTCTGTGTCTACCTCGAAGGGAAAACTTTTGACCACAAAACCAATTACATCTGTTGATAAAAATGAAAATAGTGTCAACAAAATAAAAAATGTGTTGTGTTTAGTTAAATAGTTTTAATTGTATATCATACCAATTGGACTTTTAAAAAACTTGTTGTCAAACTGTTGGATCCTCCACAACTGAATCAAAGGGAGTAAAATCAAAACCTCCATTCAGAACCAATAGCCTCGTGGCATTCCTCAACAACGGTGTTGTTATTAAGGTTAATCTTCAACACACCGTTAGCGTACTTCACCTTCTGACGATT comes from the Helianthus annuus cultivar XRQ/B chromosome 4, HanXRQr2.0-SUNRISE, whole genome shotgun sequence genome and includes:
- the LOC110934780 gene encoding uncharacterized protein LOC110934780; translation: MFSNKQIFVTLWDGYADQIMEYESSNRGEKNVVVIIQFGKYRFWGGHLSVSNLYTVTRVLINSDIDEVAEFKQRFIEKLSPEMSSSYSGLSSSVAKSATEEFLSDLTFFPIGSLTSIDTTRFVVIVGTIKSFASNNEWFYNACTNCNKKVSTVTVVKEKQDGTDGSEEVTVLECKTDICNTRTVTSIPRIRLYIRVQDCTGIVSLTLFEREVTKLLKVNANQLLDNNIEVCSK